The DNA segment CGGATGGATCAGTTCCAGCCATTTGCGGGTGTGCGGCAACTCCTCCAGTTTGCCTTCGGGATGCAGGCAAGCAGCACAGCCGCCGCAGTTTGAATGGCCGCAGATGATGATGTTCTCTACGCCGAGCGCAAGCACAGCGTACTCGATTGCGGATGTCGTCGCCACATATTCGGTAGTCATCCGATAAGGTGGCACGATATTGGCGATGTTGCGGATGATGAACAATTCCCCCGGCAACGTACCGGTGATCATATTTGGATCGATACGTGAATCGGAACAGGAAATGAAGAGGGTATGAGGTTTCTGGGAGGCCTTCAGACCCTTGAACAGCTCACGATGGGATTCAAAATCCCCTCTTCTGAAATTGACGATACCTTCTAATAACTTTTCCATGCTCATACCTTCTTTCTGAGTAATTGGGCGAAAAACTCGGCATTTCAATGCCGAGATGAACGCCCTTTTTTTGGTTCATATTTTTTGGTGCTTACATATGGTGGAGGTATAATGTAGTCAGAGGTGATAACATGACTGACAAAAATCGTTTCACGCATGGTCGGACTTCTGTCTATCGTCTGGACTACCATATCATTTGGCGAACCAAATACCGCAATCCGGTCCTGTTCGGAAAAGTCGATTCTGACCTCAAACAGATTCTGTCGGAAATAGCGAGTGAATATGGATTTGAAATCAAACACATGGAAATCGGTCTCAATGACCATGTCCACTTGCTGGTGTCTGCGCCGCCGAAATTGTCCGTCACAAACATCGTCCGTTGGCTGAAAGGGATCAGCGCAAGAAAACTGTTCCAGTTGCACCCAGAACTGAAAAATTCGTACTGGCTGGCCGAAGGCAATCGGCACCTTTGGGCGCCGAGTTATTTTGTTGAAAGCATCGGCATAAGCAACGAACAGGCAATAGCCAAGTATATTGACGACCAGCGGATAAAGGAGGCGAAAGACAATGAAACTTAAAGGCATCAAAGTGAAATTGCTGCCGAATCAGGCCCAGAAGGACCAAATCGACATCAATATCCAACTTCGTCGGTTCGTCAAAAACAAGATGCTGGATATGCAGCAGGTACGCTACAAAAACGGCGGTCAATACGTCAACAAATTCGGTATGAATTACCTCATCAAAGTGTTGAAACTCGAATTTCCGTTCCTGAAACAAGCCGAAAGCACTTGTCTGGAATATGCCTGCGCCGATTTGGATCAAGCGTACCAACGTTTCTTTGCTGGCCAAAATAAACACCCGAACTTTGAAAGCCGCAAACGCCCGCACAATAGTTACAAGTCCAAGTGCATCAACCGGAACGTCCAGGTCATGGACAACCATTACATCCGGCTGCCGAAGCTCGGCCCAGTCAGGGCTTACGGCCTT comes from the uncultured Trichococcus sp. genome and includes:
- a CDS encoding carbonic anhydrase produces the protein MEKLLEGIVNFRRGDFESHRELFKGLKASQKPHTLFISCSDSRIDPNMITGTLPGELFIIRNIANIVPPYRMTTEYVATTSAIEYAVLALGVENIIICGHSNCGGCAACLHPEGKLEELPHTRKWLELIHPVRDRVLKDIPESEPEARAWMMEQGNVVEQLKHLITFPYIADKMREGKLKISGWHYIIETGEVFIYDRNKGEFLLANG
- the tnpA gene encoding IS200/IS605 family transposase, with product MTDKNRFTHGRTSVYRLDYHIIWRTKYRNPVLFGKVDSDLKQILSEIASEYGFEIKHMEIGLNDHVHLLVSAPPKLSVTNIVRWLKGISARKLFQLHPELKNSYWLAEGNRHLWAPSYFVESIGISNEQAIAKYIDDQRIKEAKDNET